The Caloenas nicobarica isolate bCalNic1 chromosome Z, bCalNic1.hap1, whole genome shotgun sequence genome has a segment encoding these proteins:
- the LOC136002234 gene encoding neuronal acetylcholine receptor subunit alpha-7-like, whose protein sequence is MLEADISNYISNGEWDLVGVPGKRNEKYYECCEEPYPDVTYTITVRRHTLYYGLNLLIPCVLVSGLALLVFLLPADSGEIISLGITVLLSLTVFMLLVAEIMPATSDSVPLIAQYFASIMVIVGLSLVVTVLVLQFHHHDPQAGKMPKWVRVILLNWCTWFLRMKKSGENIKPLSCKYKYPKHHLSISSTETNVLPGHQSSNANMIYSYHATDNPCCSQKNDVGSKRGKTTFPLPEDIERVQKKALMDIIPVIMNILEEVQFIATHFRKQGEGEEICSEWKFAAAVIDRLCLVAFTLFAIICTFAILMSAPNFIEAVSKDFA, encoded by the exons ATGCTTGAGGCTGATATTTCCAACTATATCTCAAATGGAGAGTGGGATTTAGTGG GTGTCCCAGGAAAGAGGAATGAGAAGTACTATGAATGCTGTGAAGAACCATATCCAGACGTGACGTACACCATCACTGTGCGCCGACACACCCTCTACTATGGTTTGAACCTTCTAATTCCATGCGTTCTCGTATCTGGTTTGGcactgcttgttttccttttgccagcTGATTCAGGGGAGATAATTTCTTTGG GTATCACTGTCCTACTTTCCCTGACCGTATTCATGCTGCTTGTGGCTGAGATCATGCCTGCAACTTCTGACTCAGTCCCACTAATAG CTCAGTATTTTGCTAGCATCATGGTAATTGTTGGTCTGTCTTTGGTGGTAACAGTGCTGGTTCTGCAGTTTCACCATCATGACCCGCAAGCGGGAAAGATGCCCAAATGG GTTCGTGTCATCCTGCTGAATTGGTGTACTTGGtttttaagaatgaaaaaatcTGGGGAAAATATAAAGCCCCTCTCTTGCAAATACAAGTATCCGAAGCACCATCTCAGCATAAGCAGCACAGAGACGAATGTGCTACCTGGGCACCAGTCCAGCAATGCCAACATGATCTATAGCTACCATGCAACAGATAATCCATGCTGCTCTCAGAAGAATGATGTGGGTAGCAAGCGTGGCAAGACTACTTTCCCCTTACCAGAAGATATTGAGCGTGTTCAAAAGAAAGCTTTGATGGATATTATTCCAGTAATTATGAATATCCTGGAGGAAGTTCAGTTCATAGCAACGCACTTCAGGAAACAAGGTGAGGGTGAAGAGATCTGCAGTGAGTGGAAGTTTGCAGCTGCTGTCATAGACCGTTTATGCCTGGTTGCATTTACCCTTTTTGCCATCATTTGCACATTTGCAATACTGATGTCTGCTCCAAATTTTATAGAAGCTGTTTCAAAGGATTTTGCATAA